One genomic region from Candidatus Manganitrophaceae bacterium encodes:
- a CDS encoding monovalent cation/H+ antiporter subunit D family protein → MEIESYRPLLAMLVALVGAVFIVVNRDKPNTREAWSIGAATLMFLIVVSMIPGILEGNTYNYTLFAFLPDVSIVLRVDALGIIFATVASCLWLITTFYSIGYMRAHEETNQTRYYTCFAITLSMTMGVAFAGNLVTLYLFYEMLTLITYPLVAHSGTEDAYKGANKYLFYLLGTSKAFLLSAMLLTFAVAGDLAFSPNGVFPPGTNKTVMVIIYFLFLAGVGKAAIMPLHAWLPAAMVAPTPVSALLHAVAVVNTGVFSVLRIMFHVFGVELMKELNLGIATAVLACFTIVTASMYAMTRDNLKKRLAYSTVSQLSYIILGGALLTSSGMTGGVIHIANHAFSKITLFYAAGSIFVASHKTDISQMNGIGRQMPWTMTAFAIATLSMIGIPPSAGFISKWFLAVGTIEADQLSILIVLFASSILNAIYFVPIVYNAFFKAPDVVAGDKDGHGEVHEVKEVSIFVVAPLMVTAIISVILGIFPDIFLSLVRQVVG, encoded by the coding sequence ATGGAAATTGAATCATACCGCCCTCTTCTGGCGATGCTTGTTGCGTTAGTCGGGGCTGTTTTTATTGTCGTTAACCGGGACAAGCCGAATACCCGCGAGGCCTGGTCGATCGGGGCCGCCACGCTGATGTTTCTGATTGTCGTCTCGATGATTCCGGGGATTCTTGAAGGGAACACCTATAATTACACCCTCTTTGCCTTTCTCCCGGATGTCTCGATCGTCCTGAGGGTTGATGCGCTGGGGATTATCTTTGCGACGGTCGCTTCCTGTTTATGGCTGATTACGACCTTTTATTCCATCGGCTATATGCGCGCCCACGAGGAGACGAACCAAACACGTTACTATACCTGTTTTGCCATCACGCTTTCGATGACGATGGGGGTTGCTTTTGCGGGTAATCTGGTGACCCTCTACCTCTTCTATGAAATGCTGACCCTGATCACCTATCCCCTTGTTGCGCACAGTGGGACGGAGGATGCCTACAAGGGTGCGAACAAATATCTTTTCTACCTGCTTGGAACCTCGAAGGCCTTTCTTCTTTCCGCGATGCTGTTGACCTTTGCCGTCGCTGGAGATCTGGCCTTTAGTCCCAATGGGGTCTTCCCTCCCGGAACAAACAAGACCGTCATGGTCATTATCTACTTCCTCTTCTTGGCCGGAGTAGGCAAAGCCGCCATTATGCCCTTACATGCATGGCTTCCGGCGGCGATGGTGGCGCCGACACCGGTCAGCGCGCTGCTTCACGCCGTTGCGGTTGTGAATACTGGGGTTTTTTCCGTCCTCCGGATTATGTTTCACGTCTTCGGTGTGGAGTTGATGAAGGAATTGAACCTTGGGATCGCCACGGCCGTCCTGGCGTGTTTTACCATCGTCACGGCTTCAATGTACGCGATGACACGAGACAATCTGAAGAAACGGCTTGCCTACTCGACCGTGAGCCAACTCTCCTATATTATCCTGGGTGGCGCGTTGCTTACTTCGTCTGGGATGACCGGGGGGGTCATCCACATCGCCAACCACGCCTTTTCAAAGATTACACTTTTCTACGCCGCCGGGTCGATCTTTGTCGCCTCCCATAAAACGGATATCTCCCAGATGAATGGAATTGGCCGCCAGATGCCCTGGACGATGACTGCCTTCGCGATCGCGACCCTGAGCATGATCGGAATCCCTCCCTCGGCCGGATTCATTAGTAAGTGGTTCCTGGCGGTCGGAACGATTGAAGCGGATCAACTTTCGATCCTCATCGTTCTATTCGCCAGTTCGATCTTAAACGCGATCTATTTCGTCCCGATCGTTTACAATGCCTTTTTCAAAGCGCCGGATGTTGTTGCGGGAGACAAGGACGGTCACGGAGAAGTGCATGAGGTCAAGGAAGTGTCTATTTTTGTGGTGGCGCCGCTGATGGTGACCGCCATTATTTCAGTGATCCTGGGGATTTTCCCCGATATTTTCCTAAGTCTTGTGAGGCAGGTGGTCGGATGA
- a CDS encoding NADH-quinone oxidoreductase subunit M: MHRPVRGHLLDRTLPGTLPQENGGFHRVLNKPDGIGLHRRKSKNPPVQHRSPRFEVEAGSRTGKACFTKGEHSVSTHLLSIILFSLFGGAILLIFIPNSKPLLVRAVAAGSAFISMMASFYLLYTFDYKKGGFQFIEKYVWAPDIGISFHLGVDGIAVPLVLASCILMFAGIFVSWHIKDRTKEFYIFLLILTSATVGVYVSLDLFFLFFFYEMSVIPMYLLIGVWGSHTKGYLESKNPLKDTPRFFFNFTSNSKEYAAMKLVLFLSAGAVLALLGILLIYSNSGLYTFDLIELSQVPEGQYGKALVTAIWFMIFFGFASIAPLWPMHSWSPVGHASAPAATSMLHAGVLMKLGHFSIIRVAFFLFPEATQEWMPVAAYLCIGSIVYGGLVALFQRDTKYVIGYSSSSHMGYIFLGMAALNVISLTGAILYMFAHALATGLLFAMAGWVYDQTHTRDIPSLGGLSKRMPFITGVFIVAVVASFGLPLTVNFVGELMIVVGSWRMYPKITILAVLGICLTLCYLFRMMRGVFFGDLKSEFSGAMDATLWHDRLPLILMLTCSIYYGLFPSHFINVIQSGVIPLLERMHKVTPLLTQAGGF, encoded by the coding sequence CTGCATCGCCCTGTGCGGGGTCATCTTCTGGACCGGACTCTTCCCGGGACCCTTCCTCAAGAGAATGGAGGGTTCCATCGCGTTCTTAACAAGCCGGACGGAATTGGCCTCCATCGCAGAAAATCAAAAAATCCCCCGGTTCAGCATAGGTCCCCCCGCTTCGAAGTGGAAGCAGGAAGTCGTACAGGCAAGGCCTGTTTCACTAAAGGAGAACACTCCGTGAGCACCCATCTCTTGTCCATCATTCTATTCTCACTCTTTGGGGGCGCCATCCTTCTTATTTTTATCCCGAACTCGAAACCCCTCCTGGTCCGTGCTGTGGCGGCCGGCTCGGCGTTTATTTCGATGATGGCCTCGTTTTATCTCCTTTATACCTTTGACTATAAAAAAGGGGGCTTTCAATTCATTGAGAAGTATGTCTGGGCCCCGGATATCGGGATCTCCTTCCATTTGGGCGTCGACGGCATCGCGGTCCCCCTCGTCCTCGCATCGTGTATCCTCATGTTTGCCGGAATCTTTGTCTCATGGCACATCAAAGACCGGACAAAAGAGTTTTATATCTTTCTCCTGATCCTGACCTCTGCCACCGTCGGGGTCTATGTCTCGCTCGACCTTTTCTTCCTTTTCTTCTTCTATGAAATGTCGGTCATCCCGATGTATCTCCTGATCGGCGTCTGGGGAAGCCATACAAAGGGCTATCTTGAATCAAAGAACCCCCTGAAGGACACGCCGCGCTTCTTCTTTAATTTCACATCGAACAGCAAGGAATATGCGGCAATGAAACTCGTCCTCTTCCTCTCTGCGGGAGCGGTACTGGCGCTGCTTGGCATTCTCCTGATCTACAGCAATTCAGGCCTCTACACCTTCGACCTGATCGAACTCTCTCAGGTTCCGGAGGGGCAATATGGAAAGGCCCTTGTGACAGCAATCTGGTTCATGATCTTCTTCGGCTTTGCCTCTATTGCCCCCCTCTGGCCCATGCACTCCTGGTCACCGGTCGGCCATGCCTCCGCGCCGGCCGCCACGAGTATGCTGCATGCCGGCGTCCTGATGAAATTGGGTCATTTCTCAATCATTCGGGTCGCCTTTTTTCTCTTTCCAGAGGCCACTCAGGAGTGGATGCCGGTCGCGGCCTACCTTTGCATCGGAAGCATCGTCTACGGCGGCCTGGTCGCCCTCTTCCAGAGGGATACCAAGTATGTGATCGGTTATTCCTCATCCAGCCATATGGGCTATATCTTCCTCGGCATGGCCGCCTTAAATGTCATCAGTCTGACCGGGGCGATTCTTTACATGTTTGCCCATGCCTTAGCAACCGGGCTTCTTTTCGCGATGGCCGGCTGGGTCTACGACCAGACGCATACCCGGGATATTCCCTCTCTGGGGGGACTCTCTAAAAGAATGCCCTTCATTACAGGGGTCTTTATCGTGGCCGTCGTTGCTTCTTTCGGCCTTCCCCTGACCGTCAACTTTGTGGGTGAATTGATGATTGTCGTCGGAAGCTGGCGCATGTACCCCAAGATCACCATATTGGCCGTCCTCGGCATCTGTCTCACGCTCTGCTACCTCTTCCGGATGATGCGCGGCGTCTTTTTTGGAGATCTCAAATCGGAGTTTTCAGGCGCCATGGACGCAACGCTTTGGCATGACCGCCTTCCCCTGATTTTAATGCTGACATGCTCCATCTACTACGGCCTCTTTCCCTCTCACTTCATCAATGTGATCCAGTCCGGCGTCATTCCCTTATTGGAGCGCATGCACAAAGTCACCCCCTTACTGACACAGGCAGGAGGTTTCTGA
- the nuoI gene encoding NADH-quinone oxidoreductase subunit NuoI: MRSGMNLIKTVFFSEILNGLRLTFKHFLAQKVITEQYPRVKRELPDGYRGIIVQLRYDDNSEICVGCALCEAACPSHCITVISAEREDMPQKRYAKEYILDVTKCVFCGFCVQACPVDALASSKEYEMATTDKRELIMDKEAMLKLGDQYFPVKKKRPKYSQDRFDFFEKMKQTEFPTAKKRTAS; the protein is encoded by the coding sequence ATGCGAAGCGGCATGAATTTGATCAAGACGGTCTTCTTTTCGGAAATCCTGAATGGACTGCGTCTGACCTTTAAACATTTTCTGGCCCAAAAGGTTATCACGGAACAATATCCGCGTGTAAAGCGTGAGCTCCCGGATGGCTACCGCGGCATTATTGTTCAGCTTCGGTACGATGATAATAGTGAGATATGTGTCGGATGTGCGCTCTGTGAGGCCGCCTGTCCTTCCCACTGTATCACGGTGATCAGTGCGGAACGGGAAGATATGCCCCAGAAGCGTTATGCCAAAGAATACATCCTGGATGTGACAAAGTGTGTTTTCTGCGGGTTCTGCGTACAGGCCTGTCCGGTGGATGCCCTGGCCTCAAGTAAAGAGTATGAGATGGCAACGACGGATAAGCGGGAATTGATCATGGACAAAGAAGCGATGTTGAAATTGGGTGATCAATACTTTCCAGTTAAAAAGAAACGCCCCAAATATTCACAAGATCGTTTCGACTTTTTCGAAAAGATGAAGCAGACAGAATTTCCCACAGCAAAAAAAAGGACGGCATCATGA
- a CDS encoding NADH-quinone oxidoreductase subunit J, whose product MTAQLLFFYFAGMTVAGAIVAVAAPNLVYSALALLLTFIHIAGIYVLLNAEFIAAVQIIVYAGAILVLYLFVLMLFNPEQEKLYLHKQYPVGIFLGVVVLFLMILAAFKTEILGQKGSFTVEAVRSLGHTDAIGRVLYAEYIFPFEIASLILLVAMFGAILLAGRGQRPRKKGEPSDHSGGDTPSEEKPTRTDEVMVGR is encoded by the coding sequence ATGACGGCTCAGCTTCTTTTCTTCTATTTCGCCGGGATGACGGTGGCAGGTGCCATTGTCGCGGTTGCGGCCCCCAACTTGGTTTACAGCGCCCTTGCCCTCCTCCTGACATTTATCCATATCGCGGGAATCTATGTCCTTTTGAATGCGGAGTTCATTGCGGCGGTTCAGATTATTGTTTATGCCGGTGCGATCCTCGTCCTCTATCTTTTTGTCTTAATGCTTTTCAATCCTGAGCAGGAGAAACTTTACCTGCACAAGCAATACCCTGTCGGTATATTTCTGGGGGTCGTGGTTTTGTTTCTGATGATTCTTGCCGCTTTTAAAACCGAAATCCTTGGGCAGAAAGGAAGCTTTACGGTCGAAGCGGTTCGATCCTTGGGCCATACCGATGCGATTGGCCGGGTTCTGTATGCAGAATATATTTTCCCCTTTGAGATCGCGTCTCTTATTTTATTGGTGGCCATGTTCGGAGCGATTCTCCTTGCGGGGCGCGGCCAACGCCCTCGAAAGAAAGGAGAGCCTTCGGATCATAGTGGAGGGGATACGCCGTCTGAGGAAAAACCAACGCGAACCGATGAAGTGATGGTAGGGAGATGA
- a CDS encoding NADH-quinone oxidoreductase subunit M — MLGTLNQVFASDQIGFPILSLMIFLPLIGAVLIWRLPDKKVMKQVVLGTVSANFLLSLLLLSFFEPGVADMQFVEKLPWIVPMGVNYHVGVDGISLWLLLLSTFLPVLTVLFSWKMDHDHLREYLLCLLGLEFTLIGVFVAIDLILFFLFWEVMLIPMYFLIKIWGGTNRDYASLKFVLYTLVGSVLMLVGFAILALNYHDFAVAQNLPLNYSFSLIDLLKAPVPPEQQILVFILLFFGFAFKVPMVPFHTWLPDAHVEAPTTGSVMLAGLLLKMGTYGFVRFSLPLLPDASRTFVPLISVLAVIGIVYGAWLALAQDDIKKLIAYSSISHLGFVMLGIFTLNHLGIQGGMIQMINHGISTAGLFFIVGFLYERRHTRLISEYGGLAKQVPILAAFYFIISLSSMGMPGTNGFVGEFLILSGAFRADWRYAAVAIGGVVLGAGYLIWLYQRLMYGPLDNPKNKVLLDLDRREVAICIALCGVIFWTGLFPGPFLKRMEGSIAFLTSRTELASIAENQKIPRFSIGPPASKWKQEVVQARPVSLKENTP, encoded by the coding sequence ATGCTGGGAACATTAAACCAGGTTTTTGCTTCGGATCAGATTGGCTTTCCAATCTTGAGCCTCATGATCTTTCTTCCCCTGATCGGGGCCGTTTTGATCTGGAGACTCCCTGATAAAAAAGTGATGAAGCAAGTTGTCCTCGGTACCGTTTCGGCCAACTTCCTCCTCTCTCTCCTCCTCCTGTCGTTCTTTGAACCCGGGGTAGCCGACATGCAGTTTGTCGAAAAACTCCCCTGGATCGTCCCGATGGGGGTCAATTACCACGTCGGGGTAGATGGGATCAGCCTCTGGCTGCTCCTCTTGAGTACTTTTTTGCCGGTCCTAACCGTCCTTTTTTCCTGGAAAATGGACCACGACCATCTTCGGGAATATCTCCTCTGTCTTTTGGGACTGGAGTTTACCCTGATCGGGGTCTTTGTGGCGATTGACCTCATCCTCTTCTTCCTCTTCTGGGAAGTCATGCTGATCCCAATGTATTTCCTCATCAAGATCTGGGGGGGGACCAACCGGGACTACGCTTCGCTGAAATTCGTTCTCTATACCCTGGTAGGAAGTGTCCTGATGCTGGTGGGTTTTGCCATTCTCGCCCTGAACTACCATGATTTTGCCGTAGCACAGAACCTCCCGCTGAACTATTCGTTCAGCCTGATCGATCTTCTGAAGGCACCCGTTCCTCCCGAGCAGCAAATCCTGGTCTTCATCCTTCTTTTCTTTGGTTTTGCCTTCAAGGTTCCGATGGTTCCCTTTCATACCTGGCTTCCCGACGCCCATGTGGAGGCCCCCACAACCGGAAGCGTAATGCTGGCGGGCCTCCTTCTGAAGATGGGGACTTACGGATTTGTCCGTTTTTCTCTTCCGCTCCTCCCCGATGCCTCACGGACCTTTGTGCCGCTCATCTCTGTCCTGGCGGTCATTGGAATTGTTTATGGAGCCTGGCTCGCGCTCGCGCAGGACGACATCAAGAAATTGATCGCCTACTCTTCCATCAGTCATCTTGGTTTTGTCATGCTCGGGATTTTCACGCTCAACCATCTCGGGATTCAGGGCGGCATGATCCAGATGATCAATCATGGAATCTCAACGGCAGGACTCTTCTTCATCGTCGGCTTTCTCTACGAGAGACGACACACCCGTTTGATCTCCGAATATGGCGGTCTGGCCAAGCAGGTTCCCATCCTGGCAGCCTTCTATTTCATCATCAGTCTCTCCTCAATGGGAATGCCAGGAACAAACGGTTTTGTCGGTGAATTTCTAATATTATCAGGGGCCTTTCGCGCTGACTGGCGCTATGCCGCGGTGGCCATCGGGGGGGTGGTCCTTGGAGCAGGGTACCTTATCTGGCTGTACCAGCGCCTCATGTACGGACCGCTTGACAACCCGAAAAATAAAGTATTACTTGACCTGGACCGAAGAGAAGTGGCAATCTGCATCGCCCTGTGCGGGGTCATCTTCTGGACCGGACTCTTCCCGGGACCCTTCCTCAAGAGAATGGAGGGTTCCATCGCGTTCTTAACAAGCCGGACGGAATTGGCCTCCATCGCAGAAAATCAAAAAATCCCCCGGTTCAGCATAGGTCCCCCCGCTTCGAAGTGGAAGCAGGAAGTCGTACAGGCAAGGCCTGTTTCACTAAAGGAGAACACTCCGTGA
- a CDS encoding NADH-quinone oxidoreductase subunit N, whose translation MLHLLRPLSLSLHQCDPVRRHSLIGAHAQSHPLTDTGRRFLMAAPLNLADIDLSLMAPELWMTLLVCLVISIDFLFPKVGKDRLAYLSLAGCGLIGLQLIGYFASGKSGTLFGEMFILDPLALFFKIFVLITAMLIILSSIDYINKAKYFRGEYYFLILFSVLGMMFMASANDFLSLYLSLEFSTFGFYVLVNYLRDDEKSSEAGIKFFILGVLTSSIIIYGISLVYGATGTIRFAELINITPSLGAIIGLLFIFVGLGYKIGAVPFHAWIPDVYQGAPTPVTSFLSIAPKGAAFAVTLRVILSTFSGMRSDWVWFMVGLAILSMTYGNIVAIAQKNMKRLLAYSGIAQIGNILIGLAAGTKMGGDSILFYLLAYLFANIGAFAVVIAFSNLTDKDDIDDLAGLNRRSPFLAFSLLVFLLSLAGVPPLGGFIAKLYIFAAAINQNLILLVIVGLINIVISMYYYLVVVKKIYIAEPTDTSAIPIPLPLRTVVCISLIGVFALGVFPKTFMDWSMAATEIFSNLALK comes from the coding sequence ATGCTCCATCTACTACGGCCTCTTTCCCTCTCACTTCATCAATGTGATCCAGTCCGGCGTCATTCCCTTATTGGAGCGCATGCACAAAGTCACCCCCTTACTGACACAGGCAGGAGGTTTCTGATGGCCGCTCCGCTGAACCTTGCTGATATCGATCTCTCGCTGATGGCTCCCGAACTCTGGATGACCCTCCTGGTTTGTCTTGTTATTTCAATCGACTTCCTCTTTCCAAAGGTTGGCAAGGACCGACTCGCTTATCTCTCCCTGGCCGGATGCGGCCTTATTGGTCTTCAACTGATCGGGTACTTCGCCTCTGGAAAATCCGGAACCCTCTTTGGCGAAATGTTTATCCTGGATCCCCTGGCCCTCTTCTTCAAAATCTTCGTTTTGATCACGGCCATGCTGATCATCCTTTCGTCGATTGATTACATCAACAAGGCCAAGTACTTTAGGGGCGAGTATTACTTCCTCATTCTTTTTTCTGTTCTTGGAATGATGTTCATGGCCTCGGCCAACGATTTCCTCTCACTCTATCTCTCCCTGGAGTTTTCGACCTTCGGATTTTATGTTCTTGTGAACTACCTAAGAGATGATGAAAAATCAAGTGAAGCCGGAATCAAGTTCTTTATCCTGGGGGTCCTGACATCCTCCATTATCATCTACGGGATCAGCCTGGTCTACGGAGCAACAGGCACCATCCGGTTTGCTGAGCTGATAAATATCACGCCCTCCCTGGGGGCCATCATCGGATTGCTGTTTATCTTCGTCGGGCTCGGGTACAAGATCGGCGCTGTTCCCTTCCACGCATGGATCCCGGACGTGTATCAAGGTGCTCCGACACCCGTGACCTCCTTCCTTTCCATTGCCCCAAAGGGGGCCGCTTTTGCGGTCACCTTACGGGTCATTCTCTCGACCTTTTCAGGGATGCGAAGCGACTGGGTCTGGTTCATGGTGGGTCTGGCCATCCTCTCGATGACCTATGGAAACATCGTGGCCATCGCACAGAAGAATATGAAGCGGCTGCTCGCCTATTCGGGGATCGCCCAGATCGGGAATATACTGATCGGCCTGGCCGCCGGAACGAAGATGGGCGGGGATTCCATTCTCTTCTATCTCCTGGCCTATCTTTTTGCCAACATCGGGGCCTTTGCCGTTGTGATCGCCTTCTCCAACCTCACGGACAAGGATGATATCGACGATCTGGCCGGACTGAACCGGCGCTCTCCCTTTCTCGCATTTTCGCTCCTGGTCTTCCTTCTCTCACTTGCAGGGGTTCCTCCCCTTGGAGGATTTATTGCCAAGCTTTATATCTTTGCGGCCGCCATCAATCAAAACCTGATCTTACTCGTCATCGTCGGTCTGATTAATATCGTCATTTCAATGTACTATTATCTCGTAGTCGTCAAGAAGATCTACATTGCCGAACCGACAGATACATCGGCGATCCCCATTCCCCTTCCCCTTCGGACCGTGGTCTGCATTTCACTGATCGGCGTCTTTGCCCTGGGTGTTTTCCCAAAGACCTTCATGGATTGGTCCATGGC
- a CDS encoding Na(+)/H(+) antiporter subunit D, translated as MISWIHPALFFFIAAGALPLVKGKAKQIVLFGAPVLALLCLVLFPEGNYGVMNVGGYELILGRVDKMALLFGYIFCIMAGIGMVYALHVRQEGEHIAAYLYIGSALGAILAGDLITLFVFWEIMAFASVFLIWYGGKKAGAPGYRYLLMHIFGGLCLLGGIVVHVIQSGSIAFDALPHNTLGGVLIMIGFLINAGAPPLHAWLPDAYPESTITGIIFLGTYTTKTALYALARSFPGAEVLIFIGLVMAIWGVCYAIMSNNLRRLLSYHIISQMGYMVVAVGIGTEMAINAAVALAFTNILYKGLLLMGAGALIYGAGQKGLSRMGGLAKSMPITFGLFLIGGFSISGLPFLNGFISKSMVISSAIAEKMPIVTLLLTMVAAGTFLSTTLKPCYFAFLAPDKGLKAQEPPRHMLWAMGVVAALCFITGSFPGLLYGLLPHPVEYHPYTLEHIAGSLQGLFFAALAFIFLLWRLHPEDGTTIDVDIAYRRGVPGFMWFAEKPLARYEEFITEVYKRLIIQSTIRWVALCRKFDTRIIDGIVNAVGRVVFFGGWLSSTIEKYVVYGALNLLGYANHVAARILKRLQTGTVNHYAMMIVIGIFVLVNLYLVLKSQIPSLLVLK; from the coding sequence ATGATTAGTTGGATACACCCGGCGCTGTTTTTCTTCATCGCCGCAGGGGCGCTTCCACTGGTCAAGGGAAAGGCCAAGCAGATTGTTTTGTTCGGCGCGCCCGTCCTGGCCCTGCTCTGCCTGGTGCTCTTCCCGGAAGGCAACTACGGGGTCATGAACGTCGGGGGCTATGAACTCATCCTCGGACGCGTGGACAAGATGGCCCTGCTCTTCGGCTATATCTTCTGTATTATGGCCGGCATCGGCATGGTCTACGCCCTCCATGTCCGTCAGGAGGGCGAGCATATCGCCGCCTACCTCTACATCGGCAGCGCCCTCGGCGCCATCCTCGCCGGAGACCTGATCACTCTCTTTGTCTTCTGGGAGATCATGGCCTTCGCCTCCGTCTTTTTGATCTGGTACGGCGGAAAAAAAGCAGGCGCTCCCGGCTACCGCTACCTTCTGATGCACATCTTCGGCGGACTCTGTCTCCTGGGCGGAATCGTGGTCCATGTCATCCAGAGCGGCAGCATCGCCTTCGACGCCCTCCCGCACAACACCCTGGGCGGGGTCCTCATCATGATCGGCTTTCTTATCAATGCCGGCGCGCCGCCGCTGCATGCCTGGCTCCCCGACGCCTATCCGGAATCCACCATCACCGGGATTATCTTTCTGGGCACCTATACGACAAAGACCGCCCTCTATGCCTTGGCCCGCTCCTTTCCCGGTGCGGAGGTTTTGATCTTCATCGGTCTGGTCATGGCCATCTGGGGCGTCTGCTACGCCATCATGTCGAACAACCTAAGAAGACTGCTGTCCTATCACATCATCAGCCAGATGGGCTACATGGTAGTGGCCGTGGGCATCGGCACCGAGATGGCCATCAATGCCGCTGTGGCCCTGGCCTTTACCAATATCCTCTACAAGGGACTTCTTTTAATGGGGGCCGGTGCCCTGATCTACGGCGCGGGCCAGAAGGGCTTAAGCCGGATGGGCGGCCTCGCGAAAAGCATGCCAATCACCTTCGGCCTCTTCCTGATCGGAGGCTTCTCCATCTCAGGCCTGCCCTTCCTTAACGGCTTTATCAGCAAGTCCATGGTCATCTCCAGTGCCATCGCAGAGAAAATGCCCATCGTCACCCTGCTCTTGACCATGGTGGCCGCCGGAACCTTTCTCTCGACCACCCTCAAGCCCTGCTACTTTGCCTTCCTGGCCCCGGATAAAGGACTCAAGGCCCAGGAGCCTCCCCGGCACATGCTCTGGGCCATGGGTGTGGTGGCCGCACTCTGTTTTATCACCGGAAGCTTTCCAGGCCTGCTCTACGGGCTTCTGCCGCATCCGGTGGAGTATCATCCCTACACCCTGGAGCATATCGCCGGATCCCTCCAGGGCCTCTTCTTTGCCGCCCTGGCCTTTATCTTCCTCCTTTGGAGACTTCACCCAGAGGACGGAACAACGATCGATGTCGATATCGCCTACCGGAGAGGCGTCCCCGGCTTTATGTGGTTCGCGGAGAAACCCCTCGCACGCTATGAAGAGTTTATTACTGAGGTGTATAAACGTCTGATCATTCAATCAACCATCCGCTGGGTTGCCCTTTGCCGTAAGTTTGACACCCGAATTATCGATGGGATTGTCAATGCCGTCGGACGGGTCGTCTTCTTTGGAGGGTGGCTTTCTTCTACGATCGAAAAGTACGTGGTCTACGGAGCGCTCAACCTATTGGGATACGCAAATCATGTGGCCGCCCGGATTCTCAAGCGTCTCCAGACCGGTACGGTCAATCACTATGCCATGATGATTGTCATCGGCATTTTTGTATTGGTGAATCTCTACCTGGTTCTGAAAAGCCAGATCCCGTCACTGCTGGTCTTGAAATGA
- the nuoK gene encoding NADH-quinone oxidoreductase subunit NuoK, with protein sequence MIPIEWFITLGFFLFAIGIAGVLIRRNIIMVLLSIELILNSANITFVAYSYQHQSVTGQIMVFFILTMAAAEVALGLALVIALYRVRSVMNVDEINLLKW encoded by the coding sequence ATGATTCCAATAGAGTGGTTCATTACGCTTGGATTTTTTCTCTTTGCCATTGGTATTGCGGGAGTGCTCATTCGCCGGAATATCATCATGGTTCTTCTCTCGATCGAGTTGATCCTGAATTCTGCAAATATAACCTTTGTGGCATATTCGTATCAGCATCAGTCGGTGACGGGACAAATAATGGTCTTCTTTATCCTGACGATGGCCGCGGCGGAAGTCGCATTGGGGCTTGCACTGGTCATTGCACTCTATCGAGTTCGCTCCGTAATGAATGTTGATGAAATTAACCTTTTGAAGTGGTGA